The genomic region TTAGCTTCTAGAAATTGTGGGTATGACACACCCAATGGCTGAGAATAGACTCTGAACCTCTGAGGGGATGGAAAAGCCAGGATGCCTTAGTCCCTGACTGCAAAGATTGAAGGTGGTAAATAGACGTGTCTGGCCACAAGGAAAGGCcatgtgcctggccaagaagtaCAAGCCTGAGAGCTGGACAGCTCTGGGTTCCAATGCCAAATCTGCTAGTTTCTAGATGAGCCAACTACTTGGCTTCTCTGAGCCTGGCTTTCCTTATATGCAGATAGTCCTGATGCCAAGGTGTAGGGGAAGCACACTAAGCTCTCTGCTGATAAAGCCCTCAAAAACTTGCTCTGCCTGCCTCTTGGGCCTTGCTGCACAGATCAAATGAACCTTGGTATTTGAAAGCACACTGTAAACCAGAAAGCACTGTGCATAGGTCAATGACTATTATACAGGTGTAGACATCTATGGCAACAAGGTTTCAACCAGGTTTCAACAAAGGAGCCTCTTTAGGAACAGATAAGGGGGTCAGACTTTCCTGCTGTGCACCCCCTGCTTCCTGGACCCCTCCCAGCTTCTCAGTCCCAGGAAGAGGCCTCCTGaccacctccctcccaccccggTGGACATCAGATGCACACACAGCAAGGACAGTTGGCAGAGCTAGCTGAGGTTTTAttttggaccaaaaaaaaaaaagcaattgaacTGTTTTGTAGCTGAAGGCATGGGCAAGGGGGGTCCCCAGGTAGTAAACTCCCCGGGTGGGCTGAGGGCTAGGGCTGAGCCTCAGGTGGGTCTCCTGTTCCCAGTGCTACCCTGCATAGCGGCCTCCTTCCCAGGCTCTGGGGCAGCGCAGGAGGGGCaggctgggaggggctgccgtAGCTGTTCACTTGGGCAGGAGGTCGGAGGACTCGGACACCAGCTTCCCATCACGTGTCTCGATCTTCTTCACAACCACGGCCCTGGAGGAGCTGGTGCGGCTGAAAGAGCTGGAGCCCGCGCCAGAGCCAAAGCTGGAGCCCAGGCCGTAGCTGAGGCCGGGGCTTGTGAGGCCCCCATAGGCCGAGCTCAGACCACCTGGTGAGGGACAGAGGCAGCCACGTGAGTACAGAAGCCCACCCCGCGGCAGGCTCCATGCCCCTTCTCCCTGCTCACTCCCAACACAGCCCCAGGGATGGGAGGTTAACCCAGCTCTGCCTGATCAGGGATTGCATGGTCCACTACTCCAGAACTGTCAGGGAAAACCAGGAACAGGGTGGGAAACAGCTGCCATATATATAGCTGTGTCACCTTGGACGTTTAACTGGACCTCAGCTTCCTCAACTGAAGATGTTTACAGGtgtcatataaaaaataaattacagtcaggctcagtgtctcatgcctgtaatcccagcaccgatcacaaggtcaggagttcgaaaccagcctgcccaacatagtgaaaccccgtctctactaaaaatacaaaaattagccgggcatggtggtatgcacctgtagtcccagctacttgggaggcctgaggcaggagaatctcttgaacccaggaggtggaggttacagtgagctgagatcacgccactgcactccagcttgggtgacagagcgagacttcatctcaaaaacattatattaaattaataaataaaataaatcacataaAGCCTGTAGtatacttagcacagtgcctggcacacagctaTGGCTTATTTGGGTGCTTTCTAATAGTAACTCTTACTGGGGTCCTGAGTATGGGCCTCCCCACCCTAGGATTCTCCCAAGAACATGAGTGCTCAGGGTGAGGTCACTGTGAGCTCGCTGGAGCTGAGGCCTCCCCCTCCCTGGGCCCTGCCTCCCGCCCTCATCGCAGGGCCCTGGACACCCACCTGCATAGCCGCTGGTGGTCTTCGTATGAATACTCATGTTCTGCATCCCAGACTCCAGCCTGTACCCAGACAAATGGGGTGTCAGGACCAACTCCTAGCCCTTCTTGGCCCAGAACAACAGGACCCCAAGTCCCAAGGGGCTTCAGGGGGCTCCCACCGTCCCCACTCCAGGTCCCAGGGATAGGGAAGCGGGTCCAGTCAGAGGTCCCCACACCCACCGGCTCTCCTCGCCCTCCAGCAGCTTCCTGTAGGTGGCGATCTCGATGTCCAGGGCCAGCTTGACGTTCATCAGCTCCTGGTACTCACGCAGCTGCCGCGCCATGTCCTGCTTGGCCCGCTGCAGGGCGGCCTCCAGCTCGGACAACTTGGCGTTGGCATCCTTAATGGCCAGCTCGCCACGCTGCTCGGCATCTGCAATGGCAGCCTCCAGGGAAGCCCTCTGTGGGGTAGGGGACAGGTAAGTAGGTCAGGTTGGGTATGCCTTCTCTTCtcccctgctcccaccctcccttagggtcctccccaccaccacctaGGCTGACTCCCCCCAGCTCAAATTAAATGAGACtaagggccaggcactgtggctcatgcctgtaatcccagcactttgggaggccgagacgggcagatcacgaggtcaggagatcgagaccatcctgcctaacacggtgaaaccccgtctctagtaaaaatacaaaaaaaattagccggcctggtggcaggcgcctgtagccccagctactccgaaggctgaggcaggagaatagcgtgaacccaggaggcggagcttgcagtgagctgagatcacgccactgcaccccagcctgggcaacagagtgagactccgtctcaaaaataaataaataaataaataaatgagactaaGGAAGCAGATCAGGGAGACATGAGCAGCTTCCAGGTGCTTCCCCTCCACACCCTTCTCACCTGCGACACTGTAAGGTCCCCCCACACTAACTGGACTAGATCCCTGGGTTCTAGACTTTCCTTAAAGCAGCAGAGCTCAACCTTACCCTGATGCATATGACTGATTAAAGCAGGCTTGGGAGCACGCATCACGAGCCCCAACATACCTGCCCCAGCCCCCTTTCACCTCTGTCCTGGCCCAAGGGAACTTCCCTGCATCCCTTAGCTTCTCAGAAGCAGACTGAGAAGCTGAACTGTGGCTGCCCCTCTAACTCCTGAACCATGGTCTAGGATTCCTTCCCCAACTCCCAGAACCCTCACTCTTCCTACATTATCTCCTCTCACCAGGATGTGTCCAAGgatcccctcccacccccagccctgcccatacCTGGCCTTTGAGGCCCTCAATCTCAGCCTGGAGCCGGCTGATGTTCCGGTTCATCTCAGAGATCTCAGTCTTTGTGCGCCGCAGGTCATCCCCATGCTTCCCAGCCAGGCTCTGCAGCTCCTCATACTTGATCTGGTACATGCTCTCAGCCTCAGCCCGGCTGCGGTTGGCAATATCCTCGTACTGTGCCTTGACCTCAGCAATGATGCTGTCCATGTCCAGGGAGCGGCTGTTGTCCATGGACAGCACCACAGATGTGTCTGAGATCTGGGACTGCAGCTCCCGGATCTCCTGTGGGGGAAGAGGGCAAgtggtgaggccctgtctctgcaCACAGGGAGCCCCCTTTTCCACAACAGCCTTTCTTAGGGGATAAGACAGGGGCAGCAGAGGAGAGGAGCAGGTGGGAGTCAGGGTTAGGGAGAGGGCAAAGTTCTTGAAAAAGGAACTAGGTGCACCAATACTAGGTGCACAGAGAGATCCAATGCAGCACCAATACTAGGTGCACAGAGAGATCCAATGCAGCTCAAAGATTAGGAACAAGGGCTTTGGGGACAGAGTTGCTGCTGAATCACCACACCCTATGATGACCTTGGGTACGTTATTTCACTTCTCTGAACCCACTTTCTCGTCTGTGAAATGGGGTAATGACTCATCCCTCATGCGGGGGATAGAACATATAGACCCAATACTAGCTGAGCAAATATTGGTGGCTGTAATTAGTCAGCAGTGGGCCTTTGTCTTATTAGtgtgctgggggctgggaggagctTCTGGTTGAGTCTCAGGGTGGAGGCACTGACAAGGCTGGGGGACCCTCACTCTCCTGCTACCAAGAACATACCTCTTCATACAGCTGCCTGAGGAAGTTGATCTCGTCAGTCAGCCCTTCCAGGCGAGACTCCAGCTCTACCTTGTTCATGtaagcttcatccacatcctGGGGGATGAGGAGAGGGGAGCCTGAGCTGGGTTTCCACACCCAACCCCAACCAAGGGGCTCCCAAGTTCCACCCAATGGCCTGGTCACAGGATTTTCTAGTTGCCCACTTTGTGGTTTGAtctcccagcccagcctctgccCATCACATGTGCATTCTCAGCCCACACACCTTCACCTCTGCTTCCTGCAGCGCACCCTCTTCCACCTCCTCTAGGGAGCCTTCTAGAGCCAGATCTCCAGTTCTACTGCTCTGTTTTCTGAACCATGTCCCAACATCGATGTCAAGAGTTCTGTCCAAATGCACCTACTACTCCATCCTTGTCTACCTTTCTGTGCACCCAAATGTTGACATAAATGAGTTTGTCCCACTACTTAGGAATATTTAGGGACACAACCCAGAAAGCCTCTTGGTCTGAGTCTCTGAGCCCCAGCCTCCAGTGTCCAGAAAGGAGAAGGGAGATTCCCTCACCTTCTTGATGAGgacaaattcattctccatctcTGTACGCTTATTGATCTCGTCCTCATACCTGTGAGGAAAAGACTTAGAGTTAGAGGATGAAGGCAAAAAGGAGGTTGCCCTTGGTCTTTTGGGAGACAGGGGCATTGTGAAAATCAGGAAAATTCAGTTCACAGAGATGCAGGATATGAGAAGGCTGGTCCTTCTGCCCTCCCCAGCTGccctctcccaccctcacccctccCTCAGCCCACGGGAAGCAGGAAATCTCTCTCCAAATCCATGAATACACATCGGATTGGACACCTTGAGAGTGTTAACAGCAGGGCCTCACATGAGACCTCAAACAGAACTTTCTAGAGTTTGCTAGAGGTCAAGGGTCAAAACTAAAGAGGGGCCAGAATGTTAAGTACAAAAGTGAGGCCCGTAGGCTGCCTATCTCTCCCGTCTCAGGTTTACCACATAAACATTGATGCATAATTTGTTGTCCAAATCCAGACAGTTGAGATTGAAAGGGGGTGGGTACTATCAACAATTGTGCTAGGACCCTGGGCATAAACACAGACTGTTCCGAGCAAACCTCATCATGTGGTCACCCTAATTAGATAGGACTGCACTGCCCACAACAGAGGGCCATGGGGACTTAGTCCCAAGGTCCCAAGGGGTGGAGGAGAGCACGGTGACTTCAgttgggtggagggtgggagttGCTCACTTGTTCTTGAAGTCCTCCACCAGCCCCTGCATGTtgccaagctctgcctccagcttCAGCTTCTCCTGGCCCAGAGTCTCCAGCTGCCGCCTAAGGTTGTTGATGTAGCTCTCGAACATGTTGTCCATGTTGCTCCGAGCCGTCTTCTGCTGCTGCAGGAGGCTCCACTTGGTCTCCAGCATCTTGTTCTGCTGCTCCAGGAACCGTACCTATACGAAGGAGAGCAAAAAGGTCTACATCAGGCCAGGGCTCAAAGTCTGGAGGGAAGCAAGCAGTCTTTTCTCTTAATTCACTTCCCAAGCAGTAAGGTCTCCAGACCCCAGGCACCTGGTTAGCTGTTCTGGAAGGATCACCTATGACCAGGGGGAGAAAGCATGGCATGATGGTGAGGTGGGGAGCAATGTCCCTCTAGCAttgggtgggggaaggagacAGGTAAGGGAATTATGTTAAAGCTGCATTTGCAAACCAATAGGCCTAATTTCATTTACATAGATTGTATATTACAGATCAATAAAAACAGCCAAGCTTTCtttgggagtctcgctctgtggcccaggctggagtgcagtggcaagatctcagctcactgcaagctccgcctcccgggttcatgccattctcctgcccctgcctcagcctcccaagtagctggggctacaggcacctgccaccacgccccactaatttttttgtatttttagtagagacagggtttcaccatcttaggcaggatggtctcgaactcctgaccttgtgattgacccaccttggcctcccaaagtgctgggattataggcgtaagccaccgcgcccggccaaaaatagCTAACCTTTCTAAAGATGTTAAGATtgaaaaagaggccgggcgtggaggctcacgcttgtaatcccagcactttgggtggccaaggcaggcggatttcttgaagtcaggagttcgagaccagcccggccaacatattGAAAACCTGTCCCTActaattaaccaggtgtggtggcacgcacctgtagtcccagctactcgggaggctgaggcaggagaatcgtttgaacccaggaagcggaggttgcagtgagctgagattacaccactgcactccagcctgggcgacagagtgagactctgtctcaaacaaacaaaagaacttgTAAATCTTTCTAAACTGGAGGGTCTTCTTGGAAGACAGAAATCTTTTAAGGGTACAGCCTAGTTCCCTCCATCACTCTCTGCAAATCGCTTTCTTCCCCAGGTCATTCTgtcccaaaattattttttttttaaaaagtgattataaCATCTTATCCTAATGGAATGTGGGCGAAGCACTGCTGAACTCTTTACATATGTAAGTTTGAATAGGCAAAAACTCTTGGATTTAGGGGCTCTcatattcattttatagatgaggaaataagACTTGGCAAGGGAGTCCATAACCAGGAACCAGCAGAGCAGTGCGAACCAAGAATTCAGATTCCAAAGCCTATGCTTAGCTGCTCTCTATAAGGACACCAGGGCTAGCAAAACGCAGTCAACAAGTCAAGTCCCGGCGCTTGGAGCGCCAAGGGCCCCCGACCACAGGGTTCCTGGGGCTCCGGTTCCTCCCGGCGCACTCTGCCCCAGGATTTCCCTCCTCCCGTTCCCACAATGCCTCCCAGAAGCCAGTCAGCGTGAAGGGCCCAATCCTCGGGGCCGCCAGGGGCCCGGGGCCCCTCAGGCAGCGGAGTCCCAGGGCTGCAAAACCCGGCCTGGCTCCTGCTGTGTGAACGTGGAGCCAGGCCGCTGGGGCGGAGCAGGGACAGGACGCGAGAAAGGGACACGGGCTGAATGGGCGAGGGGCGTTGGTGGGCGACCGCGTTATCTGAAGCCATAAACTTAACAGGACGTAAACCCCGGGAGGGGCGTCCCACGCCCGCAGACTTTGAATCCTGGATGGGCTTTCCGAGGCCAGGCCCTGGCgcctcctccaccccaccccagcccaccccacccccgacGCCCAGCTCTGCCAGGTGGAGGAGCGCGTCCCGAGACTGCTGCCCGCAGTCCCTCACCCCGCCCTCGGCCCCGCCCACGCTGCCGGCGCAGGGGCCGGGGTATGACTCATTCTGTGACCCCCGCACTCAGGCCTCCGGGCGCCAAAGGCCTCAATCAATATTTGCCCGTTTGAACCGAGACACCCACTTCCTTCTCCTAGAATGATAGAATCACACCAAACCCctatgtgaaaaaaagaaaaaaaagaaaacaaatcacaaagGCACCACTGGGGAGCCCTTAGGGTAGTGCCGGGGAAGAGGCGAATCTGGAGGAGGGTAGTccccgaacagctgggactgcCGCAGGGTGACAGCTTAAAAGACGGTCAGAACTCGAGTTGGGGTGAGAACAATAACcgctattattttttataatttggggACAGAATGACCTGGGGAAGAACGGGATTTGTAGAGAGGGGTGGTGGGAACTAGGCTGTACCCTTAAGTTGTCTCTCTCTTCCAAGACCCTCCAGTttaaaagggaaggaggaagcccCAGGATTCATCCCGGCTGTCCAgaccctctccccaccctcacccaGCCCAAACCAAGGTGCACGGGAGGGGTGAGTCGGAGGTTGGAAGGGGGAGTGTTGCCAGGGCGGGTGAGGCCCAGCAGGACTCCAGTTGGGGGCTGGAGATGTGCATAGGGACCGGGACTACCAAGAGAAAGGGGCCGCGGGCACAGTCAGCCATGCAGGGGGGACCCTCACCTTGTCTATGAAGGAGGCAAACTTGTTGTTGAGGGTCTTGAtctgctccttctcctgggtGCGCACGGCCTGGATGTTGGGGTCAACCTCCAGGACAAGGGGGCTCAGCAGGCTCTGGTTGACCGTGACTGCGGTGATGCCTCCCATGCCGCTGGCCCCACCATAGCCGCCGCCCAGGCCACCCCGAAAGCTGCTGCTGCCCACTCGGGAGAAGCTCGAGGAGCTGATGCGGGTACCGGGCCCACTCGTGTAGGAGCGGCTGCTGAAGGCCCGGGGGCCAGAGGTGGACACCTTGTAGGACTTCTGGGTCACCCTGATGGACATGGTGGAGGCAGGAGTGGAGGCAGGCAGGCCGAACCAGGCAGAGATCCTAGAAGGAGCGGAGAAGCTGCTTCTTGGTGAGGAGAGCTCTCAGGAATGGCCTTTTATAAAAGAGAGCCCAGCCCCGGGGGATGGGGGGAAAGGCCTCGTACCTGAGTGGCTAGGCCCAGAGGGGGCTGGGCCTAACCCGTCACCTGCCACCTCCGGGCAGGACTCAGGTGGGGGCAGCAGAGAGCTGCCGCCACCCAAGGGCCCGTTCCAACCCTGGAGCCCACTCCAGCACCACCCCCAGAAACCCAGGAAAAGGCAATTCAGTGAATATGAAACTGGAAGAAATCCTGTCCTGGCACAAGCGCCTGTAACAAGCAGACTTGCCTAGGCCGCCCAGCCACTACAACCCTGACTCCTGGGtcttgtctccctccctcctgggGGAAATAAACTGGAGGACTGGGAAGCATGGGAAAAAGGGGTCTCCTAGCAtttgggtctcctctgagctgctGACACCCCAAAGAAACTCTCCTGTGTTCTCCCTGATTGAAGCGATTATGAGGGCCTGCCTGGGCTGGATGACAGAACAGCTGGAGTCCAAAGCCTTAAATCTGAAATCAGCCATTTGCCTCATCTCTCCAGGTTACTGTTCTACCCCTAGCACCTGGTGCAATGCCAAGAGGGTCTGGGtagatatttgtggaatgaatgaatgaataagcatcacacacacactcacacacacacacacacacacacacacacacagagtggctGTCGTCCCTCTACGTCTGAAGGTGCAAGATAAAAAGAGAtccaaggccaggcgcggtggctcacgcctgtaatcccagcactttgggaggctgaggtgggcggatcacgaggtcgggagttcaagacaagcctgaccaacatggtgaaaccccatctctactaaaaatacaaaaattagctgggcatggtgtaatcccagctacttaggaggctgaggcaggagaatcacttgaacccgggaggca from Pongo pygmaeus isolate AG05252 chromosome 10, NHGRI_mPonPyg2-v2.0_pri, whole genome shotgun sequence harbors:
- the KRT8 gene encoding keratin, type II cytoskeletal 8, giving the protein MSIRVTQKSYKVSTSGPRAFSSRSYTSGPGTRISSSSFSRVGSSSFRGGLGGGYGGASGMGGITAVTVNQSLLSPLVLEVDPNIQAVRTQEKEQIKTLNNKFASFIDKVRFLEQQNKMLETKWSLLQQQKTARSNMDNMFESYINNLRRQLETLGQEKLKLEAELGNMQGLVEDFKNKYEDEINKRTEMENEFVLIKKDVDEAYMNKVELESRLEGLTDEINFLRQLYEEEIRELQSQISDTSVVLSMDNSRSLDMDSIIAEVKAQYEDIANRSRAEAESMYQIKYEELQSLAGKHGDDLRRTKTEISEMNRNISRLQAEIEGLKGQRASLEAAIADAEQRGELAIKDANAKLSELEAALQRAKQDMARQLREYQELMNVKLALDIEIATYRKLLEGEESRLESGMQNMSIHTKTTSGYAGGLSSAYGGLTSPGLSYGLGSSFGSGAGSSSFSRTSSSRAVVVKKIETRDGKLVSESSDLLPK